CCCAGCCTGATCCATCCCAGGGCCCCCCGCCATAGGTCTGCGGCGGGTGGAGGGCTAACCAGTCATCTCCTATGAGCTCTCGGACCTCTTCCTTCCATACATCTCCATTGTGCCCAAAACTGAAATTGACACCGTTATCACTGGTGTAAACGAAGGGGTGAGGGTTCTCTATATTATTTGCCCCAGAACTGGTTTGACGAAGATGACCCATAAGTATGGGTACCTGGGTTTCAGTCAGGAGTGAGGATGTATGATCATAGTAATTGTCATCCGAATAAGCTTCTATATCGGACCGAACAGTTTGGAATTCGAGGATGTCCTGGCCAACATGGTAGCTCGTCATGGCCCAGCCATCTCGATTGTTATAAGGCCATCCACCTGAGCCTCCCTGGAGCCGAAATGCTTCGAGTTCCCCCATGAGATAGGGGTGCCAATCACCATTTATGTAGGTATCGCTCAATGACTCACCTGGCAGAGCAATTACTCCCAACATTCGACAGGGAATCAGGGGTGTCACCAGCAGCAGAAAGATTAAACTTCGCTTGAAAAGTGGGGCTAACATGGTGAAAATGTAGTCAATTCATGTATGGATTGAAAGGAATTGGTGCAAAGCAAAATGATTTCTTATGGATGTAAATTCACTTTCCAGGGTTGTCTTAAGACTGCTGCGGACTATTTTCAAATCGATGAGGAAATTTCAACCTAGCCCTTTTAAAGCTGCCGGCTGGCTACCCAACGGTCATTTTCAATCCATCTTTGCATCCATGGTCATGCCGGTAAAACTCCCAAATTATAGACGCGAGATTCTGGATCTTCCAGATGGTGACATTGTTGCCGCAGATTGGGTTGATGGTGAGCCAAAAGCCCCCATTGTAGTGCTTGTCCACGGGATGGAGGGCAGTTCACATAGCCGATATGCCAGATTGCTGATGAATGAGTGTGTCAAGCGGGGCTGGCATGGTGTGGTTCTGCACATGCGCAGTTGTGGCGGTCTCATCAATAAGCATAAACAATTCTACCATGCTGGATTCTATGCAGACATAAAATACTTTCTGGACCAACGACTGCCTCAGATAGGGATGAATGAACAGGTGTACCTATTGGGTGTTTCCCTCGGTGGAAGTCAGATCGCACATTATTTAGCTAAGGGGAAAGCACTGGAACGGGTGAAAGCTGCCGCAATCATATCTACACCTCTGGATCTTGGAGCTTCAGCAGATTTCATGAGCAAAGGGTTTAGCCGAAATTATGTTGTAAAATTCCGGAATACACTTCTGGAGAAATACCACCTCAAATCAGAACTGATTGGTGATGAGAGTATGGCGATTAACTTGGCCAAAGCAAAAACCTTCTGGGAGCTTGACAATGCGGCCACGGCACCTATCCATGGCTTCCGGGATGCTGCTCATTATTATGCTGAAATGAGTTCAAAAAACTGTTTGAAGGATATCCCCGTACCTACACTTTATCTGGCCTCCCGGGATGACCCCTTTGTTCCGGAGGCATCGATGCCACAAATTTCAGAGGGAATGCTTACCTCGTTATTGACAGAAAAGGGGGGACATGTGGGATTTGTAAACCAATACGGCAAATCATGGATGGTTCACACTGTGTTTAAATTTTTGACAGAAAATTAAATAGTATCTCAATTATAGAAAAGAGGATGGAATGAAAAAAAGTTTGTTAATGGTCTTTATCGTGGGTCTCACCTTGTTATTGACCTTTTGTGAGAAAGAAGCAGAGATTTCACCTGAAAGACTACAGGTGCTGGTGGATACACTGGCCCAGGAACTGGAATATGATGTCTGGATGGATCTTAGCTATGAGTTGAGTAAAAATTATCCTGAGGAGTATGCTGCAGGTATGGCCATGGTACGCTCTGCTGAACGTGCCATCATGGAACGTGACGAAGAACGCTTTGGGAAGATTTTCAATTTATTGACGAATTATCCTGAAAACGGTGCTTTGGAGATTACTGATCAGATCGCTTTTGGGAATAGATTGGCCTGGATAATGTCAGATCAAATGTTGCTGCTAAACGAAGCGCCAGCTGTGATAGAATATACGATCGAGAAATTTCAAGCTGAGGAAGAGGGACTAAAATGGCGTGATGAATTGGGAGCCATGATCTTCGATACTCAAGCGAATATTTTTGAAAAGCAAAATGAGACAGAAAAAGCTCTGGAAGCCTATGGACTGGCACTTGGTTACCTTGAACAGCCCGAAACTTTACTCCGTCGCGGACTCATTTATGAAGCTCAGGAGAACTTCGAAGGAGCTTTGGAAGACTATATCGCTGCCCTGCAACTGTCGCCTGGAAAAGCACAGATCAACCAGAAAGTGATTGAGATGTATACCCGTCTCAATCCTGAAGCAGATTCTCGAGCTTTCATGAATGACCTTCACACCAGTCTCGATGAACGCCGAAAAGAGGAAGTCCTCTCTGAGATGTTTCATATCGATGCGCCAGAATTTCAAATCACCGATTTTAGTGGAAGATCATTAAACAATACCAATATGCTTGGTAAAGTTGTCTTTGTGGACTTCTGGGCCACATGGTGTAACCCCTGTCGTCGAGAATTACCCGAGTTCCAGGCTTTCTATGAGCGCTATAAAAAGGACCAGCGTGTTGTGTTCGTCGCTGCATCTACAGACCAGGAAAAACAAAAGGTTCAACCCTATATTGATGAAATGAAATTCACTTTTCCTGTCGCATTTGCAGAAGATACTGCTACAAAATTTGGGGTGGAAGGTATCCCAAGTCTGTTTATAATAGGACCACAAGGAAAAATCCGTTACAAGATCGTGGGATTTGATCCAGACAAAGACTTCATCAGAGAGATGACTTGGCGTCTGGAGAGTTTGCTAGATAGTTAATCTATTACAGGAGGAAAGTAGTATGAATCGTAAGTTCTTATTGGTAATCCTAATACTTTCAGTGGTGTTCGCTTATGGACAAGAGGCTAAAACCGGCTGGGGCTTTGGCGGTGTGCCTGCGGTTGCCTATAATTCAGACACTGGATTTTTGTATGGAATTGTTTTTGAAGCGTATAATTACGGTGATGGATCTCACTACCCTGATTATGATTATACTATCAAGCCTACCTGGACCAGGACCACCAAGGGCAGTGGAGAGAACACCCTCTTTTTCGATTCAAAATACCTGCTTCCAAATGATTTGCGAATCACTGCATATGCCGGCTACCTGACTGAACAAGCGTTGCCTTTTTATGGATTTAATGGGTACGAAGCGAATTATACACCTGGATTTGAAGTTTCAGATTCAAGCAACTATGTCAGCCGGATGTTCTATAGACATGAGCGTAATACATTGCGTTTAACCGCCGATTTTCAAAAGAGTGTCATCAATGATAATATTCGAGTCATCGCAGGATTTGGATACATCGACACCAAGGTGGACACAGTGGATGAGGCAGGTTTGAATGAGGGAAAAGATGAAGATCTCCTACCTCTCGATGCACCAACCCTTTATGATAATTATGTTGATGCCGGTTATATCAGGGCTGAAGAGGCGAACGGTGGGGTAACAAATTTCATTAAACTCGGTCTTGTTTACGATACCAGAGATAATGAACCAAATCCCATGAGCGGTATCTGGACTGAAGCACTTCTCACCACTTATCCCGGCTTTATGGGTAGTGATTTTCCCTTCACCACCCTCACGGCCACACACAGACAATACTTCACATTGATTGAGAATGATCTATCGTTTGCCTATAGACTGGGTTATCAGCAACAGATTGGTGAAGCTCCTTTCTTTATGTTACCATGGTATCAAAGTAGTTATAAGATGACCGAAGGTCTGGGTGGATCAAAATCCTTACGCGGTATCTTGAAGAATCGTATCGTTGGCACCTCCATATTTATGGCCAACATGGAAGCCAGATGGAAGTTCTACAAAACTGTCATAGGCGGTCAAAACTTGTACTTGGCTCTCAATGGTTTCTCTGATTTTGGTCAGGTTCTAACTCCTTATGAGGTCGAAGATCAAACGCTACCATTTGCTGCAGACGAAGGCTTGCACCTATCATTTGGCGGTGGCCTAAGAATCGTGCTCAATGAGAATTTCATCATTGCAGTAGACTATGGCATGGCTTCAGATGAACAAGACGGTAATTCTGGTCTGTATATTGGATTGGGCTACCTCTATTAATTCGACTTAAAAAAAACTATCAATTCATCAAGGCGCGGATTCGAATCCGCGCCTTGTGTTTTACCCCAATTCTGGTGTGGTGCTACGGCGGCTTTTCTTTTCAAGTGACGGCAAACCTCGCTTTGTGTTTTACCCAAAACGTTTATCGTAATTGACAGTGTTGTAATCAGAATCCCTTTTGGAATTCAGCACTGTCTGTTAGTTTATTCCCGAACACCTCAAATACTTTTTGAATGCTATCTTGAACTTTAGTAAGGGAAATGCATCAGCTCTTTGCCGGATGTCTGTCCTTTGAAATAACTCAAATATGGGAGCGAAACATGATCAAATTCAGTAAACAACAGCTCAAAATTCCACAGATGAGCAAGCCCGTTTATCTGGTAACGGGTGGCATGTCAAAATTTGATAGAGCCATACCCGAGAAGCGGACCGAAGAGCTGGTTATCGACGCCTTCCTGGAGGCGGCAGAATTTATCAAGAAATCCCCTGAAGAATTG
The Candidatus Neomarinimicrobiota bacterium DNA segment above includes these coding regions:
- a CDS encoding alpha/beta fold hydrolase is translated as MRKFQPSPFKAAGWLPNGHFQSIFASMVMPVKLPNYRREILDLPDGDIVAADWVDGEPKAPIVVLVHGMEGSSHSRYARLLMNECVKRGWHGVVLHMRSCGGLINKHKQFYHAGFYADIKYFLDQRLPQIGMNEQVYLLGVSLGGSQIAHYLAKGKALERVKAAAIISTPLDLGASADFMSKGFSRNYVVKFRNTLLEKYHLKSELIGDESMAINLAKAKTFWELDNAATAPIHGFRDAAHYYAEMSSKNCLKDIPVPTLYLASRDDPFVPEASMPQISEGMLTSLLTEKGGHVGFVNQYGKSWMVHTVFKFLTEN
- a CDS encoding redoxin domain-containing protein, producing the protein MKKSLLMVFIVGLTLLLTFCEKEAEISPERLQVLVDTLAQELEYDVWMDLSYELSKNYPEEYAAGMAMVRSAERAIMERDEERFGKIFNLLTNYPENGALEITDQIAFGNRLAWIMSDQMLLLNEAPAVIEYTIEKFQAEEEGLKWRDELGAMIFDTQANIFEKQNETEKALEAYGLALGYLEQPETLLRRGLIYEAQENFEGALEDYIAALQLSPGKAQINQKVIEMYTRLNPEADSRAFMNDLHTSLDERRKEEVLSEMFHIDAPEFQITDFSGRSLNNTNMLGKVVFVDFWATWCNPCRRELPEFQAFYERYKKDQRVVFVAASTDQEKQKVQPYIDEMKFTFPVAFAEDTATKFGVEGIPSLFIIGPQGKIRYKIVGFDPDKDFIREMTWRLESLLDS
- a CDS encoding BamA/TamA family outer membrane protein, giving the protein MNRKFLLVILILSVVFAYGQEAKTGWGFGGVPAVAYNSDTGFLYGIVFEAYNYGDGSHYPDYDYTIKPTWTRTTKGSGENTLFFDSKYLLPNDLRITAYAGYLTEQALPFYGFNGYEANYTPGFEVSDSSNYVSRMFYRHERNTLRLTADFQKSVINDNIRVIAGFGYIDTKVDTVDEAGLNEGKDEDLLPLDAPTLYDNYVDAGYIRAEEANGGVTNFIKLGLVYDTRDNEPNPMSGIWTEALLTTYPGFMGSDFPFTTLTATHRQYFTLIENDLSFAYRLGYQQQIGEAPFFMLPWYQSSYKMTEGLGGSKSLRGILKNRIVGTSIFMANMEARWKFYKTVIGGQNLYLALNGFSDFGQVLTPYEVEDQTLPFAADEGLHLSFGGGLRIVLNENFIIAVDYGMASDEQDGNSGLYIGLGYLY